In Leptidea sinapis chromosome 2, ilLepSina1.1, whole genome shotgun sequence, the sequence ataaaaataaagatccCGAAGACAGGACCGAACAGGAATCACAAGCAGCCCCCATTTACGTGCCTGGCGCGTGGACCAGTCATCGTTTTCGTCGCACGTAGCTTAGATAAGataacgacccgccccacgatgCCATGAACAGTGCCGCTTAAGTGAGGATGACAAGCCCTGACTCGGATTTGGTCAAACAGCTATTCGgtacactccccgtaataaatacAGTAGAAGACTGGATCTTCGTCGAGTCGACCATGCACGGACCTGCGGCTTAAAGCTGAAAAAGGCTTCGCCCTTGCCTCCTATTGATGATCCTAAGAGTGGGGGATTGCAATTGGACCATGATTCTGAATATATTGGACGATTGCACGGAAAGTTtcgaaaaaaataattgcagatttttttacaataaaaatgcaGCAATGCTATCCATTTTTTGATActctcttaaattataaaaaaaagcagaAATTTATTTCGCCGCAACAACATTAGAAACACTGTACACTTGGCTATGAAAAAAATGCAATGCAATccatttttaatagtttttttttatctttattaatcgtccctttaatttataaataacaaaaagcaGAAATTTATTTCGCCGCAACAGCATTAGAAACGTTGTACAAGTGTCAGATTCTTTAGAATAAAAATGCAATGCAATTCATTTTTTAACAGTTTCTTTATCTTTATTAATAGTTcccttaaattataaaaaacaaaaagcagAAATATATTTCACCGCAACAACATTAGAAACATTATACAGTTCGCAGATTTTTTAGAAGAAAAATGCAATGCAATCCATTTTTTAATAggtttttatctttattaatagTCCCATaacttatgaaaaaaaaaacaaaaagcccAAATATTTAAAGCATTAGAAATATTGTACAAGTGGCATTGACTCATGATGTTGGTACTGTACATTGCATTACAAAGCGGGCTTAAAATTCTACAaaaattttagatttatttcCTGCAACTGCAGAACTTTAatgctaaaatatataaacatgatATATAATCATGTTTATAGAGATATGTTTATGAGAAATAGATAGACATGATTAATTTCGAGGTTGTCTGGTACACCCGGTCTATAAGTGTCCGCATCATGCCTTTATTTGAGTTCCAGTGACGCATAAGTACCACTGTATTGGGCATTTCCATTGAAGCAGGAATTAAGTAagttaaataagtatttaacacATTCACCGCTAACCTCAGAAAGGGAACTCATTGCAGGGCGGCAATTGTTCGCGCTGTGTGTTTCCCGCACCACTGCTTACGATGTCGTATATGTCCTCGACAATCGTGCGTTCAACACACGTACCGCATAATATTTGTGATCTTTTATACTATAGAGAGTGCTCTTTGCGAGTTCATCTAACGTCACAGGcgattatttcatttaatattaatttttttctttcttttgtgTGTACATATTCATTTACTatacataaaactatttgtAGTAGCGTTGTTCGCGgaattttataaacataaattacctactaaattagattaaataaaataaatgccataAGGTACATTCTACCTACTTCTTTCAATACAGGTTGTTTAGGTACAGAGTATGCGCATATACTAAATGCTACaaatttggttttttttaatgtactgaTGTGAAGTTGGGCGGTTAAAGGGTTAATAACTTTTGTAACTCTTGTGGTGCTCCCAGCTCTCGGTACAAATACATGAAAAATTAATTACCTACAGCAAAAAGGGATATGCAAACTTAACTTTTACGAGGTCTTACCTTTACCTTTGAAATTATAAGTCAGTTAAACAAAAATTCTAAtagaataagtatttattataaaatattaaaaataagagaTAGTGAGATTGAAGTTTGTACAAACGAAATATGGGATCAGTTCTGGTATTACAGTTTATTAACTAAGTTGATGAACATATCAAAATCGTTTACGTCTTAAAAGACATTtgagtactaaataattatgtaaccTTGATGATTGcttaactaattaatatttaaaaaatataagtaatctaTGATCTAACTTACAAGTTAAACAACAAGTACCACAGGCGATTGGTGACAAACATATAAACAGATCTTAACCTGACTCTGAATTTTCCACTCTCCTCTAAAAACTAACTATCCATCCATATGTGTTTCTAAATGTTTAACGAAAGTATTTCTATGCTGAAATCTAAGTGGACAACTGTTACAAGAATATCGTTTCTCACCGGTATGTACTCTATTATGTTTCCTCAAATTACCCGATTCAGTAAAACTCTTGCCGCAAACATTGCATGAATAGGGTTTTTCGCCTgtatgtattctattatgtttattcaaacGGCCGACTTCAGTAAAACTTTTACCACATACGTTGCATGAAAAGGGTTTATCTCCGGTATGTGTTCTATTATGTTTTGTCAAGTCACTAGCAGAGCAGAACCTCTTATCACATAAATTGCAGGAATAGGGTTTGACATCGGATTTTTTTCTACGTGTTTTTTCACCAGTGTGTAATTTATTATGTGACGTCAAATGACTAGATTCAATAAACGTCTTACCACATACATTGCATGAATAGGGTCgttcaccggtatgtattctataatgtttattcaatgaacaagaGTGTCGGAAAATTTTACCGCACATATTGCACGAATAGGGTTTGTTATCAGTGCGTGCATTTTCACCAGTATGTGTTTTGTTATGTTTCTTCAGATGACCAGATTCGATAAATCTCTTACCGCAAGTATTGCATGAATAGGGtctttcaccagtatgtattctataaTGTTTCCTTAAAGCACCAGATAGTTTGAAACTCTTACCGCAAACATCGCAAGAATGGGGTCTTTCacctttatgtatttttttctttcccTTTAAAACACCGGATTGATTAGACGTTTTTTCGCTAGCACTACTGTGAGATATTTCATCTGCATTAACTGTATTTTGTCCCTTTGAACTTCCAGACACATCAGACgattttgtttcattaatattattggaATGAGACTTCTTATCTGGATGTCTTCTCTGTGGTCTCTTTAAATTACCAGATTGATTTAACTTTATTTCACTCTTATCACATGGGTTGCTCAGTTCTATGGTAATATAATCACGCAGCTCATTACTAGCTTCATCTCGTGTCACTgtaaaatacaaagtttcatgtaTGAAAAAAGTAATGTACGCACAAGATGAGTACAACTTTAAACAGAGGTTAATAAaacttttctaattttattttgtgcctGACATCAACCTAGGACTTACTTTAACTTAGCCACGCAACAGTAGGTACAACAAATTATTTCAGTCATAGTTTACGGCAGGCGGAATTTCTCCGGGCTATGTACCTCCAGTGAGGTTGTACGGTGCAGAGCTGGTGAGGGTGCACAAGTTAACATACCTGGGTCATGTGGTTACAGCAGACATGAAGGATAATTGTGACATTGATAGGGAGCGCAGAGCGTTGGCGGTTAGAGGGAATATGTTGGCTCGCAGATTTGCACGTTGCACAAAAGATGTAAAGATCACGCTATTCAAGTCATTCTGTCAGAGCTTTTACACGTGCAGTCTGTGGGTTGACTATACCCAAAAATCTATTAATGCTCTCCGTGTCCAATATAATAACATCTTCAGGATAATGTTGGGACTGCCTCGGTATTGTAGCGCGTCCGGTATGTTTGTGGACAACCGTGTCGATGGTTTTTCCGCAATCATACGGAAAAGAATCGCCTCCGTCAAAAATAGGTTGGAGAGGAGtcccaatattattttgaaggtgATAGCCGACAGACAGGACAGCGCATTCAAAGCGCACTGGATGTCTGCTttagtttataagtttattatatcaactaatatagaataagtttgttactaacatatatgtaattaattattgtatttcctAACATAGGTTAAGACTATTTCACTAACATTTATAGATGGACCTTTTGTTgtcttaaataaatagtaaatagtcAGTCaagtaaaagtgtaaaaacgatactataaaagtatttatagcCATATATGACTATTTGAcggagaaaaattgtgtaactagtatctcccgtaaccgcacacacactagcataacggtgcttcacttgctaatatcacggcgcggtgtccttctttttttctcgtccgtggGGCGATCATCCCGAAGAGATGAATGGTACTAATTTGACCAAAACATGTCAGTCAAGACAATATTAGATATTGCTTTCGAAGTGCTTTtaggtacatttttttttatattgaaaacaACAACAATAAAAACCCTCATGTTTAAAGCATAATTAGAAATGAAGGGCAATCATCCTGAAGAGATAATTGGTACAAATTTCGCCAAAATATGGGAAAGGAAAGgttctaacctaacctaacaatAATGTTACCAATTAACACTATAACTATAACGGCCATTACTCTTACCGCAATCATAGttgtgagaaaaatatggaattGTAACGTTTTATCAAACAGAACTGTAATCCGTTCTACTTCATGACCTAATGCCTAATgctaatatatattgtatatttttactattaactttatttatatcataaaataataaattgtttgtagGATCATGATCCTAACTTCCATGTATATGTGGTCGTCCGGCTGAGTACCTGCGGCTAGCATAATGCTAATATAACCTGATCCACtttgaaattaattacttatttcgCGTGCGATCGCCCGGGCTGCCAGGCCGTCTAGATAActggttttgtttgtttataatccAATTCATTAGAGACAATAACTTCATTGCAATAACTTTTAGTTTTCAATCTTGGTTTGTATAACTTGCAATGAGCGATTCTCTCCTaacacagattatctaaatctaccaggagagtttcgtatgtgattgtaaatgactgtgtacaaataatgaaattttgatttttttgattatttttgacGTTGCCAAAGACAAAATGAGAACTTGTACATAGAAGTATAATATAACACCGAAACGGTTTGAAAAACCTGGAAGTTATCGGCCGCCATCTTTCTGGGTGAAacatattaagataataaatattcaaactCCGTTATAAACACTTGATATTGGGCCATAAACTACAAAAAGGGGTGGCCAGCGAAATGCTCATCTACCTGGAAGAATATCTTGAAACCAATATGGACGTGTTGCTTtccattaaattttttacatgATTGAGATATTAGTTTGCGAGCAATTCCAATATCTCAATACTGAAAAGAATAAt encodes:
- the LOC126974311 gene encoding zinc finger protein 239-like; translation: MTQKSFINLCLKLYSSCAYITFFIHETLYFTVTRDEASNELRDYITIELSNPCDKSEIKLNQSGNLKRPQRRHPDKKSHSNNINETKSSDVSGSSKGQNTVNADEISHSSASEKTSNQSGVLKGKKKIHKGERPHSCDVCGKSFKLSGALRKHYRIHTGERPYSCNTCGKRFIESGHLKKHNKTHTGENARTDNKPYSCNMCGKIFRHSCSLNKHYRIHTGERPYSCNVCGKTFIESSHLTSHNKLHTGEKTRRKKSDVKPYSCNLCDKRFCSASDLTKHNRTHTGDKPFSCNVCGKSFTEVGRLNKHNRIHTGEKPYSCNVCGKSFTESGNLRKHNRVHTGEKRYSCNSCPLRFQHRNTFVKHLETHMDG